Sequence from the Nitrospirota bacterium genome:
CGTCTACTTCAAGAGTCGCGCCCTCTGGACCGGCGACGACCATTACCACCGGGTCGCGCGCTTCTGGATCAAGATCTTCGCGATCAGCTTCGCCTTCGGCGTCGTCACCGGCATCCCCCTGGAATTCCAGTTCGGCACCAACTGGGCCAGGTTTTCCAACTATGCCGGCGGGGTCATCGGCCAGACCCTCGGCATGGAGGGGCTCTTCGCCTTTTTCCTGGAATCCTCGTTCCTCGGCATTCTGCTGTTCGGCGAAGAGAAACTGGGGCCCAGGGTCCATTGGGTCGCTTCGGTGATGCTCTTCCTCGGCTCCTGGCTCTCGGGATGGCTCATCATCGCCACCAACGCCTGGATGCAGCACCCGGTCGCCTACCGCGTGGCCGAAGACGGGACGCTGCACGTCACGAGTTTATGGGGGCTGTTCACGAACGACTGGCTGCTCTGGCAATACCCGCACAACATGGCGGCATCGGTCGCCACCAGTGCCTTCGTCATGGCGGCCGTCGGCGCCTATTACCGGCTCTCGGGCAGCCATGACCTCTACGCCAGGACCTTCCTGCGCACAGGCCTGGTCGCGGCCGCCATTGCCAGTTTCCTCCTCCTGTTCCCGACCGGACACGAAGCGGGCAAGCAGGTCTTTACCTATCAGCCCGCGACCGGAGCCGCCTTCGAAGGCGTGTTTCACAATGAGACGGGAGCCGGCATCGTCCTCGTCGGCCAGCCCAACATGGACACGCTGACCATCGACAATGCCATCACGGTCCCCTGGGCCCTCAGCATCCTGGTCTATCAGCGGGCCAAGGCCGAGGTACGAGGGCTGGATACCTTTCCCCGGGATACCTGGCCGGACAACGTGCCGTTGCTCTACTACGCCTACCACATCATGATCGGGCTGGGCACGCTCTTCGTCGCCGTCACCGGAACGGCCCTGCTGTGGCTCTGGCGGGGCAAGCTCTTCGACTGTCCCTGGCTCTTGTGGGTCCTCATGTTGAGCGCGCCCTTTCCCTATATCGCCACCACGGCCGGCTGGATGACCGCGGAACTCGGCCGCCAGCCCTGGCTCGTCTATGGATTGCTCCGGACGTCGGACGGCGCCTCGCCCCTCGTCAGCTCCGGCAACGCGCTGTTCACCCTGTTGGGATTCATGGGTCTCTATACGCTTCTGGGCCTGCTCTTTCTCTTTCTGATCTTCGACACCATCAATAAGGGACCGGCCAAGGCGCCGCATCCCCGGCCGGCGACAGGAGACCGGTGATGGAGACTCTGTGGTTTGCCATCGTGGCGCTGATGCTGGCGATCTACGTCGTCCTGGACGGATTCGATTTCGGAACGGGCATCGTCTACCTCTTCGTGGCCCGCACGGACATGGAACGGAGGACCGTCTTGCAGGCTATCGAACCGGTCTGGGACGGGAACGAAGTCTGGCTCATCGCCGGCGGAGGCCTGTTGTTCATGGCCTTCCCCCGGGTCTACGCGGCCGGGTTCAGCGGATTTTACCTGGCGCTCATGCTCGTGCTCTGGCTGCTGATTCTGCGCGGCATCTCGCTGCCCCTGCGCTCGCACCTGGCCAACCCCCTCTGGCGGACGTTCTGGGATTGGGTCTTCGCCGGCGCAAGCCTCCTGCTGGCGATCGTGTTGGGCGCGGCGCTGGGCAACCTCATCCGCGGCGTGCCGCTGAATGCCGAGGGCTACTTTTTCGCCGCGCTCTGGACGGACTTCCTGCCAGGCCCCGCGCCGGGCATCCTGGATTGGTACACGCTGCTGATGGGGTTGGAGGGGGCGGCGATCCTCACGGTGCATGGGGCGAATTATCTGGCGATGAAGACGGAGGGACCGGTCCGCGATCGGGCCCGGTGCGTCGCGGCGCTGGGCCAATGGGCCGTTGTCACGCTCACGCTGGCTGCGATCCTGGCCATCCCCCTCGTGCAACCGGGCCTGCGCCGCAATTACGATGCGCACCCGGTCGGGTATGGCTTGCTCCTGCTGGCCCTGGGTTCGCTGGCAAGCCTGTTCTACTGGCGCCGGCGGCAGCAAGATGTGGCGTCGTTCCTGGCGTCCGGCCTCCTGATTCTCGGGTTGCTGGGCAGCACGGCCTGGGGGCTCTATCCGAACCTGCTGATCTCGACCGTCCATCCGGCGCACAGTCTCACCATCTCGAACGCCGCCGCTTCCCGCGAGAGCTTGCAGACGGGGCTCGGCTGGTTCCTCGTCGGCTTCAGCCTGGTCGTGGCCTATTCGGTCTACGTCTACCGCTGCTTTTGGGGAACAGTGGATGCGGCCTCAGGCGACGAGGAGTCGTGACTGGCGACTCGCCCGCCACCGTCAGGCTCGTCTGGTTTTAGGCTGCCTGCCGATACAGCCAGCCGGAAAAGAGGCGCGTGACCGCTCCGACGAGTAGGTAGTCCACTGAAACGACCGAGACCACGACCAGCACCAGCGTATGGATCGGATGCGGCAATGTCCGCAGCCAGGGGCCGAAGATCAATTGGAACACCATCAGGACGCAGTAGAGGGAACCGATGACCAGGAACGCCATCTTATGCTTCGGCGGTCTGGACGCAGGGGTAAACCAGAATTCCAGCCCCGCCGTCCGTTCGACTTGCGGCTCCCCCTCGATCAAATCTCGCGATTGCTCCAGCCACTTCCGACGCTCGGAAGATTCTTCCCACTCCCTGAGGTTAGCGTACCGGTCAAACCGACAGATAACGACGTACTCAGGGCGGGCCGGGTCAGACGGACGGATCACATCCACCCCCAACAGGCCTTGAAGCCCGGTCGCCTTGCCGGTGAAGGCGTCCAGCCAGGCCTCAAACCGGTCTTCTTGCCCCCTGCGCACTAGACGTTTAATGATGAAAGTCACGGGATTGTTTCCGTGACCAGCCGGATCGGGTGAGCCCTCCATGTGCCTACCTTTCTTTTGGTTGGCTTCCTGTGTCATCAGGGGGGTCAATGCATGGCCGAGGCATCCATCGTCTGCACCAACTGCGCATTATCCCGGTAATCGATCGGCATCTCGATCAGCGCCGGCCCTTCGCAGGCCAACGCCTTCTT
This genomic interval carries:
- the cydB gene encoding cytochrome d ubiquinol oxidase subunit II, yielding METLWFAIVALMLAIYVVLDGFDFGTGIVYLFVARTDMERRTVLQAIEPVWDGNEVWLIAGGGLLFMAFPRVYAAGFSGFYLALMLVLWLLILRGISLPLRSHLANPLWRTFWDWVFAGASLLLAIVLGAALGNLIRGVPLNAEGYFFAALWTDFLPGPAPGILDWYTLLMGLEGAAILTVHGANYLAMKTEGPVRDRARCVAALGQWAVVTLTLAAILAIPLVQPGLRRNYDAHPVGYGLLLLALGSLASLFYWRRRQQDVASFLASGLLILGLLGSTAWGLYPNLLISTVHPAHSLTISNAAASRESLQTGLGWFLVGFSLVVAYSVYVYRCFWGTVDAASGDEES
- a CDS encoding cytochrome ubiquinol oxidase subunit I → MASALLYDRLQFAFTATFHYLFPQLTMGLALLIVYFKSRALWTGDDHYHRVARFWIKIFAISFAFGVVTGIPLEFQFGTNWARFSNYAGGVIGQTLGMEGLFAFFLESSFLGILLFGEEKLGPRVHWVASVMLFLGSWLSGWLIIATNAWMQHPVAYRVAEDGTLHVTSLWGLFTNDWLLWQYPHNMAASVATSAFVMAAVGAYYRLSGSHDLYARTFLRTGLVAAAIASFLLLFPTGHEAGKQVFTYQPATGAAFEGVFHNETGAGIVLVGQPNMDTLTIDNAITVPWALSILVYQRAKAEVRGLDTFPRDTWPDNVPLLYYAYHIMIGLGTLFVAVTGTALLWLWRGKLFDCPWLLWVLMLSAPFPYIATTAGWMTAELGRQPWLVYGLLRTSDGASPLVSSGNALFTLLGFMGLYTLLGLLFLFLIFDTINKGPAKAPHPRPATGDR
- a CDS encoding antibiotic biosynthesis monooxygenase yields the protein MTFIIKRLVRRGQEDRFEAWLDAFTGKATGLQGLLGVDVIRPSDPARPEYVVICRFDRYANLREWEESSERRKWLEQSRDLIEGEPQVERTAGLEFWFTPASRPPKHKMAFLVIGSLYCVLMVFQLIFGPWLRTLPHPIHTLVLVVVSVVSVDYLLVGAVTRLFSGWLYRQAA